The following are encoded in a window of Oncorhynchus mykiss isolate Arlee chromosome 11, USDA_OmykA_1.1, whole genome shotgun sequence genomic DNA:
- the LOC110536419 gene encoding perforin-1 yields the protein MASLSLYLGLLVLCTLALVHCDLNGGPVRVYDIRASNLKRRLFMKPSPYVKVWCGSSFHGKSNTLEDQENPIWADQFNFANILPNSVLTVEVWDDVIGLDLHMGTCKITIRPGTHSEICQLKRGTVYYSYSYGYVYSY from the exons tacctgggACTGCTGGTGCTATGCACCCTGGCTCTTGTACACTGTGACCTGAATGGCGGCCCCGTCAGAGTGTATGATATTCGTGCCTCCAACCTGAAACGACGGCTATTCATGAAACCAAGCCCTTACGTCAAG GTGTGGTGCGGTTCATCCTTTCATGGCAAGAGCAACACTCTGGAGGATCAGGAAAACCCCATCTGGGCCGACCAGTTCAACTTTGCTAACATCCTTCCCAACTCTGTCCTGACAGTGGAG gtgTGGGATGATGTCATCGGACTAGATCTCCACATGGGAACCTGCAAAATCACCATCCGCCCGGGAACACACAGTGAGATCTGCCAGCTGAAGAGAGGCACCGTCTACTACTCCTACAGCTACGGCTACGTCTACAGTTACTAG